A genomic region of Cannabis sativa cultivar Pink pepper isolate KNU-18-1 chromosome 1, ASM2916894v1, whole genome shotgun sequence contains the following coding sequences:
- the LOC115704522 gene encoding putative homeobox-leucine zipper protein ATHB-51, producing MDWNGNTRHTSVSRTESSYGNPFHNDYDSYYHGGMEVKHDQAILSAETAQGLNSGRPSIERDMISRSSFQEKKKRTLTNNQLELLERSFQEGIKLEPDRKMKLSRELGLEPRQIAVWFQNRRARWKARQIERSYEALKHDFDHMSKEKQKLQEEVIKLKRILRENGSNKQVVGGNITSMIISGEEMAESSTGEALIIRSSNNKSQGTNNNYHHRHQQNHVMAYHHCNRVFNIDEYSTVSPPYWGFFP from the exons atggATTGGAATGGCAATACAAGACACACTAGTGTTTCTCGAACTGAATCTTCCTACGGCAACCCTTTCCACAATGACTACGACTCCTATTATCATG GTGGAATGGAGGTGAAGCATGATCAGGCAATACTGTCAGCTGAGACAGCACAAGGGTTAAATAGTGGTCGGCCTTCTATTGAAAGGGACATGATCAGCCGTAGTAGCTttcaggagaagaagaagagaacatTAACTAACAATCAGTTGGAGTTATTGGAGAGGAGCTTTCAGGAGGGAATTAAGCTGGAACCAGATAGGAAAATGAAGCTGTCAAGAGAGCTTGGGCTGGAGCCTCGCCAAATTGCTGTATGGTTCCAAAACAGGCGAGCTCGCTGGAAAGCTAGGCAAATCGAACGCTCTTATGAGGCCCTTAAACATGACTTTGATCACATGTCAAAAGAAAAACAGAAGCTTCAGGAGGAG GTCATAAAACTGAAACGCATTCTACGAGAGAATGGGTCGAATAAGCAAGTGGTAGGAGGAAATATTACTTCTATGATAATCTCCGGAGAAGAGATGGCTGAAAGCAGTACTGGGGAGGCCCTTATTATTCGCAGTTCAAACAATAAGTCACAAGGaactaataataattaccatcATCGTCATCAACAGAATCATGTTATGGCTTATCATCATTGCAACCGTGTATTCAATATAGACGAATACAGCACTGTTTCGCCACCTTACTGGGGATTCTTtccttga